The following DNA comes from Streptomyces pristinaespiralis.
GTCGTGTCGTCGTGACGTACGGCGATCTGATCGCGGCAGGCCGCCGCGGAGTTCACCAGGAATGCGGCGAGATTGGTCATGTCGGCAGTCTCCTTCTGTCCGGCTCAGCCGTCGGCACAGCGCCGGCGACGCCGAGGCATCCGACGCTGAGGGGGATGCTAGGACCCGCGCACCTGCCCCGCTTGACGCTACGGGACGGAAAACTTAGCTTCTCGGGACCGAATACCTGGAGTGCGCCATGAGGCCCCTTGTCCGTACCGCAGCGCTGAACGGCTACGTCGAGCTGAGCCGCTCCCTGGGCGTCGACCCGCACGCGCTGATGAAGCGCGTGGGTCTGGACACTGCGGACCTCGCCGTCCAGGACCGATGGATCTCCGGCCCGGCCGCGGTCCAGCTCCTGGAACTCTCCGCGACCGCATCGCACCACGACGACTTCGGACTGCGCATGGCGGAGCTCCGCCGCTTCTCCAACCTCGGCCCCATCAGCCTGGTCGTCCGTGAGGAGCCCGACGTACGCAGTGCGCTGGGGCTGCTGCTCCGGCACGAGCACATGTACAACGAACTCCTGCACACGCGGCTGTCCGAGCGGAACGGCCTGGCCACCCTCAAGGTGGACCTCCAGCTCGGCGACACGATGCCGGCCCGGCAGGCCACGGAACTGGCCGTGGGTGCCTTCACCCGCATTCTCCGGGGCTTCCTCGACACGCGGTGGCAACCGCTCTCCGTGTGGTTCGCCCACGGCGCTCCGGCGGACCCCGGCCGGTACCGCCGCCTGTTCGGCCCCGGTCTCGAGTTCGACCGCGAGTTCAACGGCATGGTCTTCTACGCCGACGACCTCGACGCCCCCAACGCCATGGCGGACCCGCAACTCCGTAACTACGCCCGGCAGTACTTCGACGCCATCGCCGCCGCTCCCCGGGACACCTCTGTGGTCGACCGGGTGCGCGAGCTCATCGAGGCGTTGCTGCCGACCGGCCGCTGCTCGATCGAGCAGGTCGCCCGCAGCCTCGGTGTCGACCGGCGCACCGTCCACCGTCACCTGGCCCACTCGGACGAGACGTTCTCGTCGCTCCTCAACGCGACGCGGATGCGGCTCGCGGAGCAGGTCGTGGCCAGTCCCCGCCGCTCGCTGACGGAGATCTCCGATCTCCTGGGCTTCTCGTCCTTGAGCGCGTTCTCCCGGTGGTTCCGCGAGCAGTTCGGGTGCAGCCCGAGGGCGTGGCGCAAGCAGAAGGGCGAGCAGGGCCCGGGCCGGGGCTGACGCCCGCAGCAAGACGTCGCACGGCCAAACGCCTCGGCCGCCGGGCCCGGGGCCGAGGCGCCGCCGGTGCCCAGCTGTCCCCAAATGACAAGTCGCCCGTCACCACAGGTCAAGCAACCGGAGTCACCCGGCTCTACCTTGGCTGCACCGCACACAAGGTGGTCGACCCCCGGAGGGGAGCCGGGCCGCTCCCACGCAGCGCGCTCCCCTCCGGGCCGGCCGATCGCGACCGGGTCTGTGCGCCCGACGTTCTCGAAGTCCTCCCCGACCCACTTCGGCACCTGCCGTCCGAGTCCTGCGACATCGCGGACACCGGCGGACACGGTGAGTGATCATCCGTACACGAAGGAGAAGGCCCGTGCATTTCCACGACGACTCACTCTTCCCCGAGAACCAGGAGAAGCTTGTCATCCAGGCCGCCCCGTACGGGCCTGAGTGGCTTCCCGGCGACGCCGACGACCTTCCCCTGACCATGGACGAGCACGTCCAAGCGGCCGTCGACTGCTACAACGCCGGCGCCACGGTGCTCCACATCCATGTGCGCGAGCTCGACGGCAAGGGCTCCAAGCGGATGTCCATGTTCAACGAGTTGATGGGCCGACTGCGCGAGGCAGTGCCGGACATGGTCCTGCAGATCGGTGGCTCGATCTCCTTCGCCCCCGAGGGCGAGGGCGGCGACGCCAAGTGGCTCTCCTACGACACCCGGCACCTTCTGGCCGACGTCACGCCGGCGCCTGACCAGGTGACCATCGCGATCAACACCAGCCAGATGAACATCGTCGAGATCATGACCGACGACGACCTGGAGGGCACCTCGATCGCGAAGCCGGAGTACTACCGGGCCTACCGGGACATGGTCGTCGAGGCCGGCCCGGACTTCTACCTCGAGCACCTCAAGCGCTTGAAGGAGAGCGGTATCCAGCCGCACTTCCAACTCGCCACCATGGCCCAGCTGGAGACCGTCGAGCGACTCGTCCGCGCCGGAGTCCACACCGGCCCCTTGGTCCTCAACTACGTCGCGATCGGCGGCGGTTTCGCCGGGCGGCACCCCTCCGACCTGATCGAGTTCATCCGCCGCGTACCGGACGGCGCGGTCCTGACCATCGAGAGTTCCATGCGCGCCGTGGCGCCGATGAACGCGATCGCCATCGCCCTGGGCGTGCACGTCCGGGTGGGCAACGAGGACAACCTCTGGCGGCGCAAGGGCGAGCGGATGTCCTCCGTCGAGCAGGTCGAGCAGATGGTCCGGATCGCGGACACCCTCGGACGCGACATCGCGACCGGCCCGGAGGCCAAGGAGATCTACAAGATCGGCGAGTACTACGCCGACGCCGACGAGACCATCGACCGCCTCGGCATGGTCCCGAACCGCGTGCCCGGCCGGCGCGGCTTCATGCTGCGCGAGCTCAAAAGCTGACCCGGCAACCGCCCGCCGGACACGAGTCCCCACACACGAGCAATCGGAGCAACCACGTGGCACACGCCGTCCGCTTCAGTGAAACCGGTGGCCCTGACGTCCTGACATGGGAGGAGGTCACCGTCGGCGGCCCTGGTCCGGGCGAGGTACGCATCCGTCATGTCGCCGTCGGCCTCAACTTCGCCGACACGTACTTCCGTACCGGCCTCTACCCGGTCCGACTGCCCGACGGCATCGGCGTCGAGGCGTCCGGCGTGGTCGAAGCCGTCGGTGAGGGCGTCACACACGTCGCCGAGGGCGATCGCGTGACCTACACCGGCAGCCCGCTGGGCGCCTACTCCACGGAGCGGGTCATGCCCGCCTCCCATCTGATCAAGCTGCCTGACGAGATCAGCTGCGAGACCGCCGCCGCGATGACCATGCGCGGGCTCACCGCGTCCTACCTGCTGCGCCGGATCCACCCGTTGAAGGCGGGTGACACGGTGCTGCTCCACGCGGCGGCGGGGGGCGTCGGCCTGATCGTCTCGCAGTGGGCCAGGCTGCTGGGCGTCAACGTGATCGGAACGGTCTCCAGCGAGGAGAAGGCAGAGGTCGCCAGGGCCCACGGGTGCGAGCACATCGTCTACTACCGGCGCGAGAACGTGGCCGAGCGGGTACGGGAACTGACCGACGGCGCGGGAGTGCCGGTCGTCTTCGACAGCGTCGGCAAGGACACCTTCGCCGGCTCGCTGGCCTCGCTCCGGCGCCGCGGTCTGCTGGTCTGCTTCGGCACCGCCTCCGGCCCCGTGCCGCCGATCGACGCCATGCAACTCGCCCTCAGCGGCTCCCTGTTCGTCACCCGCCCCGCGCTGGCGGACTACATCGCCGACCCCGCGGAGCGGGACGCCCTGGCAGGCGAACTGTTCGGCCACGTCGCTGCCGGACGCATCAAGATCGAGATCAACCAGCGCTACTCGCTCGAGGACGCGGCACAGGCACATCGCGATCTGGAGGCGGGACGAACCACGGGCTCCTCCGTCTTCCTCGTCTGAGCCCCCCAGGTCCCCGGGACGGACCTGCCTCCCCGTACCGGCTTCCGCCCCGGGACCGACCCCATCCCAGGAGTGACCTTCATCCCAGGAGTGTGCACCATGCCCCATACCCTCCGCCCCGGCGAGCCCGCGCCCGCCCAGGTGCGCCCGGGTGTGCTCCGCGGCTCGATCGAGGTCGAGCCGCTGACCTGCACCCTCGGCGCCGAGATCTCCGGCGTGAGCCTCGCCGACGCCGCCCGTGACGACGACCTGTTCACCGAGATCAAGGGCCTGTTGCTGCGGTACAAGGTCCTCTTCCTGCGGGACCAGGACATCAGCCGCGCCGAACACGTCGCCTTCGCCAGGCGCTTCGGTGAGCTGGAAGACCACCCCGTCGCCGGAAGCGACCCCGACCACCCGGGTCTGGTCCGTATCTACAAGGACCTGGACAGTCCCGCCGAGCACTACGAGAACGCCCTCCACACCGACGGCACCTGGCGCGAGAACCCCTCCATGGGAGCCGTGCTGCGCTGCGTCGAGTCACCCCCGGTGGGCGGCGACACGATCTGGGTCGACATGGCCCAGGCGTACAACCGCCTGCCGGAGCACATCAGGACGCAGATCGAGGACCTGCGCGCCCGGCACAGCATCGAGGCGACCTTCGGCGCCGTCCTGCCCGAGGAGAAACGCCACGCGCTGAAGGCACAGTTCCCGGACGCCGAACACCCGGTGGTCCGCACCCACCCCGAGACCGGCGAGAAGATCCTCTTCGTCAACGCCTTCACGACGCACTTCGTCAACTACCACACGCCGCGGAACGTCCGCTTCGGCCAGGACTACGCGCCCGGGTCGGGCCTCCTGCTGAACTACCTGATCAGCCAGGCCGCGGTCCCCGAGTACCAGGTCCGCTTCCGCTGGCGGAAGAACAGCGTGGCCATCTGGGACAACCGCTCCACCCAGCACTACGCCGTCCAGGACTACTGGCCCGCCGTCCGCAAGATGGAGCGCGCGGGAATCGTCGGCGACAGACCGTTCTGACCCTTCCCTTCAGAAGCAGTCGAGGTGATGACAATGGGGTTTCACACCACTGCGGACTCCGTCCCGGGAGCCACTGCCCCCTCGGGGTGGCCCGTGTCCCGGCGCTACGCCTGGGTGGTTTTCGCGCTGAGCTTCGGGCTCCTGCTGTCCGATTACATGTCCAGGCAGGTGCTCAACGCCGTTTTCCCGATGCTGAAAGCCGAATGGCTCCTGTCCGACGCACGACTGGGTTCGCTCAGCGGCATCGTGGCGCTGATGGTCGGCCTCCTCACCTTCCCCCTCTCGCTGGTCGCGGACCGCTGGGGCCGGGTGAGGTCCCTCGTCATCGCCGCGACGATGTGGAGCCTGGCGACCCTGGGGTGCGCGGTGGCAGCGACCTACGGCCAGATGTTCCTCGGCCGGCTCCTGGTCGGCATAGGTGAGGCGGCCTACGGAAGCGTCGGCATCGCCGTCGTGCTGAGCATCTTCCCCGTCGCCATGCGGGCCACCCTCTCCGGTGCCTTCATCGCGGGAGGTGCCTTCGGCTCGGTCCTGGGAGTGGCGATCGGTGGAGCCGTCGCCCAGCAGTTCGGCTGGCGTTGGGCGTTCGGCGTGATGGGCGTCTTCGGGCTGGTGCTCGCCCTGATCTACGCGGTCGTGGTCAAGGAGAGGAAACTGAAGCCGCAGGGGCAGTCGGACGACGCCGGCGACAGCAGCGGCTCACGCGGTCGGCTCAAGAGTCTTCTGCCCCGCCTGTTCTCCTCCGTTTCCGTGGTCAGCGCCTACATCGGTAGCGGTCTGCAGCTGTTCGTCGCGGGCTCGCTCATCGCCTGGCTGCCCAGCTACTTCAACCGCTACTACGACATGCCACCCGCGAAGGCCGGGGCGACCGCCGGTCTCTTCGCCCTGGTTATCGGAGTCGGCATGATCCTCGGCGGGATCGCGTCGGACAGGCTCAGCCGGCGGTTCCCCGTCCGGAAGTGGGCTGTCGCCATCAGCTGCAGCATGGGATCCCTCATCCTTCTGATGCTCACGTTCCGCCTGCCTTCCGGCCCGGCGCAGCTGCTGGTACTGGCGCTGGGGGCCCTGCTGTGCGCGGGAACGGCCGGGCCCGGGGCCGCCATGGTGGCGAACCTGACGCCCGCGGCCGTCGCCGCGACAGCGTTCGCCACCCTCACGCTGGCCCAGAGCCTGCTCGGACTCGCCCCCGGCCCCGCCGTCACGGGGGTCCTGGCGGACCGACTCGGCCTGCTCCGCGCACTGCAGCTCGTCCCACTCGTGGCGGTCGGGGCCACGGTGGCCTTCCTGGTCGGCCGCCGCTGGTACGAACGCGATCTACGCCGTCTCACCGGCCCCGCCCCGGCGGAGCACAAGGAACCATCGGAGGTGTCCACATGAGCCCGACCACACGGCCCACGGTCGTGATCGTCCCCGGCATGCGCGACCATGTCGAGGACCACTGGCAGACCCTGCTGGCCCAGCGGCTCACCGAAGCCGGCCGCACCGTGTGCACCGTTCCGCCGCTGACGGGGAACCGTCTCAGCCGCGACGCCCACGTCGCCAACCTGGTCGACGTGATCGCGCGGACCACCGGACCGGTCCTGCTGGTCGCTCACAGCGCGGGCTGCTTGACCACGGTGCAGTGGGCCCAGAAGCACGACGCCGACGTCCGGGGCGCCCTGCTGGCCGCTCCCCCGGACTTCGACACCCCCCTCCCGGTCGGCTACCCCACCCCGGGCGAGCTGGAGAAGTCCGGGTGGGCCCCGGTGCCCCGCGGTCCCCTCCCCTTCCCCAGCATCGTCGCGGCCAGTTCGACCGATCCTCTCGGCTCCCTGGACCGCGTCGCGGAACTGGCCCGGAGCTGGGGAAGCCGCTTCGTGGAAGTCGGCGACGTCGGACACCTCAACCCCGCCTCGGGCCACGGCCCTTGGCCCCGGGCAGAGGAACTCGTCGAGGCACTCGAGCACGGCTGGTGCCGTACGACGCCGGAGCCCGCCTCATAGGGCCGCATGCCGCCCTCCCGTCACGCAGCACCCGGAAAGGCAATGATGAATACGGACACCGACCTGTTGTGGTCACCCGGTCGCCGCGAGCTGGAGGACTCCAACGTCGCGCGCTTCATGACGTGGCTGGAGGAGGTCCGGGGGCTGCGCTTCGCCGGCTACGCCGAGCTGTGGCGGTGGAGCTCCACCGACCTTCCCGGATTCTGGTCGGCGGTGTGGGAGTTCTACGGCCTCGACGCCGTCACACGCTACGACGCGGTACTGGCCGACGCGTCGATGCCGGACGCCTCCTGGTTTC
Coding sequences within:
- a CDS encoding MFS transporter: MSRRYAWVVFALSFGLLLSDYMSRQVLNAVFPMLKAEWLLSDARLGSLSGIVALMVGLLTFPLSLVADRWGRVRSLVIAATMWSLATLGCAVAATYGQMFLGRLLVGIGEAAYGSVGIAVVLSIFPVAMRATLSGAFIAGGAFGSVLGVAIGGAVAQQFGWRWAFGVMGVFGLVLALIYAVVVKERKLKPQGQSDDAGDSSGSRGRLKSLLPRLFSSVSVVSAYIGSGLQLFVAGSLIAWLPSYFNRYYDMPPAKAGATAGLFALVIGVGMILGGIASDRLSRRFPVRKWAVAISCSMGSLILLMLTFRLPSGPAQLLVLALGALLCAGTAGPGAAMVANLTPAAVAATAFATLTLAQSLLGLAPGPAVTGVLADRLGLLRALQLVPLVAVGATVAFLVGRRWYERDLRRLTGPAPAEHKEPSEVST
- a CDS encoding AraC family transcriptional regulator: MRPLVRTAALNGYVELSRSLGVDPHALMKRVGLDTADLAVQDRWISGPAAVQLLELSATASHHDDFGLRMAELRRFSNLGPISLVVREEPDVRSALGLLLRHEHMYNELLHTRLSERNGLATLKVDLQLGDTMPARQATELAVGAFTRILRGFLDTRWQPLSVWFAHGAPADPGRYRRLFGPGLEFDREFNGMVFYADDLDAPNAMADPQLRNYARQYFDAIAAAPRDTSVVDRVRELIEALLPTGRCSIEQVARSLGVDRRTVHRHLAHSDETFSSLLNATRMRLAEQVVASPRRSLTEISDLLGFSSLSAFSRWFREQFGCSPRAWRKQKGEQGPGRG
- a CDS encoding TauD/TfdA dioxygenase family protein, which translates into the protein MPHTLRPGEPAPAQVRPGVLRGSIEVEPLTCTLGAEISGVSLADAARDDDLFTEIKGLLLRYKVLFLRDQDISRAEHVAFARRFGELEDHPVAGSDPDHPGLVRIYKDLDSPAEHYENALHTDGTWRENPSMGAVLRCVESPPVGGDTIWVDMAQAYNRLPEHIRTQIEDLRARHSIEATFGAVLPEEKRHALKAQFPDAEHPVVRTHPETGEKILFVNAFTTHFVNYHTPRNVRFGQDYAPGSGLLLNYLISQAAVPEYQVRFRWRKNSVAIWDNRSTQHYAVQDYWPAVRKMERAGIVGDRPF
- a CDS encoding quinone oxidoreductase family protein; this encodes MAHAVRFSETGGPDVLTWEEVTVGGPGPGEVRIRHVAVGLNFADTYFRTGLYPVRLPDGIGVEASGVVEAVGEGVTHVAEGDRVTYTGSPLGAYSTERVMPASHLIKLPDEISCETAAAMTMRGLTASYLLRRIHPLKAGDTVLLHAAAGGVGLIVSQWARLLGVNVIGTVSSEEKAEVARAHGCEHIVYYRRENVAERVRELTDGAGVPVVFDSVGKDTFAGSLASLRRRGLLVCFGTASGPVPPIDAMQLALSGSLFVTRPALADYIADPAERDALAGELFGHVAAGRIKIEINQRYSLEDAAQAHRDLEAGRTTGSSVFLV
- a CDS encoding RBBP9/YdeN family alpha/beta hydrolase translates to MSPTTRPTVVIVPGMRDHVEDHWQTLLAQRLTEAGRTVCTVPPLTGNRLSRDAHVANLVDVIARTTGPVLLVAHSAGCLTTVQWAQKHDADVRGALLAAPPDFDTPLPVGYPTPGELEKSGWAPVPRGPLPFPSIVAASSTDPLGSLDRVAELARSWGSRFVEVGDVGHLNPASGHGPWPRAEELVEALEHGWCRTTPEPAS
- a CDS encoding beta-keto acid cleavage family enzyme, whose amino-acid sequence is MHFHDDSLFPENQEKLVIQAAPYGPEWLPGDADDLPLTMDEHVQAAVDCYNAGATVLHIHVRELDGKGSKRMSMFNELMGRLREAVPDMVLQIGGSISFAPEGEGGDAKWLSYDTRHLLADVTPAPDQVTIAINTSQMNIVEIMTDDDLEGTSIAKPEYYRAYRDMVVEAGPDFYLEHLKRLKESGIQPHFQLATMAQLETVERLVRAGVHTGPLVLNYVAIGGGFAGRHPSDLIEFIRRVPDGAVLTIESSMRAVAPMNAIAIALGVHVRVGNEDNLWRRKGERMSSVEQVEQMVRIADTLGRDIATGPEAKEIYKIGEYYADADETIDRLGMVPNRVPGRRGFMLRELKS